A stretch of the Capricornis sumatraensis isolate serow.1 chromosome 19, serow.2, whole genome shotgun sequence genome encodes the following:
- the CFL2 gene encoding cofilin-2 — MASGVTVNDEVIKVFNDMKVRKSSTQEEIKKRKKAVLFCLSDDKRQIIVEEAKQILVGDIGDTVEDPYTSFVKLLPLNDCRYALYDATYETKESKKEDLVFIFWAPESAPLKSKMIYASSKDAIKKKFTGIKHEWQVNGLDDIKDRSTLGEKLGGNVVVSLEGKPL; from the exons ATG GCTTCTGGAGTTACAGTGAATGATGAAGTCATCAAAGTTTTTAATGATATGAAAGTAAGGAAATCTTCTACACAAGAGGagatcaaaaaaagaaagaaagcagttcTCTTCTGTTTAAGCGATGACAAAAGACAAATAATTGTAGAGGAAGCAAAGCAGATCTTGGTGGGTGACATTGGTGATACTGTAGAGGACCCCTACACATCTTTTGTGAAGTTGCTACCTCTGAATGATTGCCGATATGCTTTGTACGATGCCACATACGAAACAAAAGAGTCTAAGAAAGAAGACCTAGTATTTATATTCTG ggCTCCTGAAAGTGCGCCTTTAAAAAGCAAGATGATATATGCTAGCTCTAAAgatgccattaaaaagaaatttacag gtatAAAACATGAGTGGCAAGTAAATGGCTTGGATGACATAAAGGACCGTTCCACACTTGGAGAGAAATTGGGAGGCAATGTAGTAGTTTCACTTGAAGGAAAACCCTTATAA